DNA sequence from the Ogataea parapolymorpha DL-1 chromosome II, whole genome shotgun sequence genome:
GGTTCAGCGAGCTAATCGATTCTGGAGACATGTATATCTGGCGACGCACGTCAGCAGGCGTGGAAACCGTCCGCGGTGCACGGTTACGAACAGAAAAACTGCAGCACGGAGACAGAATCAGCAACAGTATGCATCAACATGAGAAGCCCGTCATTGCGGCCCCGATAGACGTCGTTTACGAGGACAGCGAGATACTGGTGGTGAACAAGCCGGCCGGAATCCCGGTGCATTCTACATCTGGCTACATTCAGAACACTGTGCTGGAGATCCTGAAACACGAACATGGTCAGGGCCAGCTCCATCTATTGTATCGTCTGGACAAGGCTGTTTCTGGGGTGCTAATCATGGCTAAAAATCTAACGAAATTCAAGCAGCTCCGGGACGAAATCGACGACAAAAAAAGAGTGCACAAAGAGTACATAGCTCGCGTCCGTGGCCAGTTCCCGAGCTCTGTAGCATGCCACGACAATGTGGTGGACATTGACCCTTCAAAGAGGTATCAATACGGCGGCGTCGGCGCGTCCAAGAGGGCCTCCACAAATTTCTCGCTACTCGAATATAATTCTGAGCTGGACGAAAGCACGGTGAAATGCGTGCTTCAAACAGGACGAAAACACCAAATCCGAATACATCTGCGAAATCTGGGACATCCGATCGTGAATGATCCACTTTATGGGCCTTCCGGGATTTTGAACGAGCCCATGACCTCGCGGCCGTCCAGTAAAGAATTTTCTCTacttcaagaaaaagcagaGCAGCTGCGGAGTGCCATACTACTTCCCGGGAAGTGTGAGGTGTGCGGGTTCCCAAACCACGTCGACCCGACTCCTGAAGAGCTCGTAATATACCTGCATGCCCGCAAATACAAGGTGCAAGGGTCCTGGAGCTACTGTGCTCCGGACCCTGACTGGGCCAAATTTCTATAGTGTACATaaatcgacgcgtcgcgCAatcgaaaaatatttaaataTTTGTAAGATAACTGATGGCGACATTCACCGATCCGCTCGACTCCATCACCGATCCGAGCGACTGGGCCGACTCCAGTTTCCCAAACCTGTCCAAGCTAGATTCGCTTCTCCGCTGCCACATTTGCAAAGATTTTCTAAAGGCCCCGGTGTTGACGTCCTGCGACCATATATTCTGCTCTGTGTGTATCAGACGCAGTTTGGAGAGCGACAAGAAATGTCCTTTGTGTCATGAGGAAACGTACGAAAGCAAGCTGCGCAAGGtgcttcttctggacgagatATCATCGTGGTTCACACGAAACCGACCAGAACTGCTTGACAAACACAGGCCGACTGCGAATAACACCCCAGAGCCCGTGGCTGCACCAGAGCCGGAAAAACCTGCAGTGCCGCTCAGATACGAGTCGCGCAAGAAACGCGCGGCCGAGGAGCCGCTCGTGGAGTGTCCGGTATGCTCCACGTTCATGTCTGCGGACGAGCTGCAGACATCCCATATAGACAGTTGTCTGGCCAACAAGCGGGCCAGGCCGAGCCCGAGCCGGCCGGTGATTTCGAGttttttcaagaaagagcgCACGCCCCAGACACAGCCCGAGTtcgtcaagaagaagaccaagaTCACCAATTTGGACCCGACTATATCCaccaacaagctcaaggaaaagCTTAACTATTGGAACCTTCCGACAAGCGGGACACGGCACCAGATGGAAACCCGGATGAAGGAGTTTATCAGCATGTATAACGCGAATCTGGACTCGGTAAATCCCGTTGACGACCGCGTGTTGATCAACCGGCTCATGAAATGGGAAGGGACGTACTCGCTGAGCAAAACGGCGGGCGACACCGAGGAGGATGGTGCGCAGTGGCGCAGAAAGTACCAAAAGGAATACGACGAACTGATAAAACAGGCCAGAGCCAACATGAACCGCATCAATACCAAATTAGATAGTACCGATTAATCTATTCTATTATGTCCTTgctttccaccagcttgagcgACGGGATGTACGGCATGCTGCCGATACTCATTTTCGCGTCGGTGAGCTCCAAAGTGCGCTTCAAGACCCGCTGCACCACGTCGACCGTGTGTTTGAGCGACGTTTCGAGGTTTTTGGTGCGGTGGAAAATGTCTGTCAGCAGTCCCAGAAACAGGTCCCCAGACCCGGAGAAAACTGCAGGAACCTGATCGACCGGCACTGCAAACGTCCTTTCTCGGTCCAGACACCCAATGCAGTACATTGCGCCATCCAGGTTGACCGATGTGATCACCACGTACTGCACGTTGTAGAGATCGTAGAACCGGGTAACACTAGCGGTAAGCGAGTTCCAGTCCGAGATCTTGGTGTCTGTGAGCGTTTCTATCTCGAACTGGTTGGGCGTTGTCAGCGTGACCAGGCCGGCTGGATCCTGCAGGATGCGTTTATAGACAGGAATGAGGTTTTGGTCGACGTACAGCTTGTCGTTGTCGCCGAGGATGGGATCGAGCACCACCAGCGGTTTGTAGCTCAGTTTGGCTAGAATGTCAGCGATACATTCGAGATTCGGCACGCTGGCAACATATCCAACAATGACGGCGTCGTACTCTAGCCCGATCTCCACAAGCCCCTCGAAAATGTCTGCGATTGTAGCCGCGTCGGTCTTGGAGCCCTTGAAAGTTCTGAAGCCGGGATGATTCGAGAGGTTCGTTGTGT
Encoded proteins:
- a CDS encoding E3 ubiquitin-protein ligase RAD18 yields the protein MATFTDPLDSITDPSDWADSSFPNLSKLDSLLRCHICKDFLKAPVLTSCDHIFCSVCIRRSLESDKKCPLCHEETYESKLRKVLLLDEISSWFTRNRPELLDKHRPTANNTPEPVAAPEPEKPAVPLRYESRKKRAAEEPLVECPVCSTFMSADELQTSHIDSCLANKRARPSPSRPVISSFFKKERTPQTQPEFVKKKTKITNLDPTISTNKLKEKLNYWNLPTSGTRHQMETRMKEFISMYNANLDSVNPVDDRVLINRLMKWEGTYSLSKTAGDTEEDGAQWRRKYQKEYDELIKQARANMNRINTKLDSTD
- a CDS encoding Protein involved in bud-site selection; the encoded protein is MNVLSFSSHVVHGTVGNRAIQFPLNLRGWNVDCINTTNLSNHPGFRTFKGSKTDAATIADIFEGLVEIGLEYDAVIVGYVASVPNLECIADILAKLSYKPLVVLDPILGDNDKLYVDQNLIPVYKRILQDPAGLVTLTTPNQFEIETLTDTKISDWNSLTASVTRFYDLYNVQYVVITSVNLDGAMYCIGCLDRERTFAVPVDQVPAVFSGSGDLFLGLLTDIFHRTKNLETSLKHTVDVVQRVLKRTLELTDAKMSIGSMPYIPSLKLVESKDIIE